A section of the Gallus gallus isolate bGalGal1 chromosome 4, bGalGal1.mat.broiler.GRCg7b, whole genome shotgun sequence genome encodes:
- the UBE2K gene encoding ubiquitin-conjugating enzyme E2 K: MANIAVQRIKREFKEVLKSEETSKNQIKVDLVDENFTELRGEIAGPPDTPYEGGRYQLEIKIPETYPFNPPKVRFITKIWHPNISSVTGAICLDILKDQWAAAMTLRTVLLSLQALLAAAEPDDPQDAVVANQYKQNPEMFKQTARLWAHVYAGAPVSSPEYTRKIENLCAMGFDRNAVIVALSSKSWDVETATELLLSN, translated from the exons accagcaaaaatcaaattaaagtAGAtcttgtagatgagaattttaCAGAATTAAGAGGAGAAATAGCAGGACCTCCGGATACACCGTATGAAG gtgGAAGATATCAGCTAGAGATAAAAATTCCAGAAACATATCCATTTAATCCTCCTAAG gTGCGGTTTATCACCAAAATATGGCATCCTAATATTAGCTCAGTTACTGGGGCCATTTGTTTGGATATTCTGAAAGATCAATG GGCAGCAGCAATGACTCTAAGAACAGTGTTGTTATCTCTGCAAGCattgctggcagctgcagaaccAGACGATCCACAAGACGCAGTAGTGGCAAACCAG TACAAACAAAATCCAGAAATGTTTAAACAGACAGCTCGACTTTGGGCACATGTGTATGCTGGAGCACCAGTTTCTAGTCCAGAATACAccagaaaaatagaaaacctTTGTGCTATGGGCTTTGATAGG AATGCAGTAATAGTGGCCTTGTCTTCAAAATCATGGGATGTAGAGACTGCAACAGAATTACTCCTGAGTAACTGA
- the UBE2K gene encoding ubiquitin-conjugating enzyme E2 K isoform X1: protein MTLRTVLLSLQALLAAAEPDDPQDAVVANQYKQNPEMFKQTARLWAHVYAGAPVSSPEYTRKIENLCAMGFDRNAVIVALSSKSWDVETATELLLSN, encoded by the exons ATGACTCTAAGAACAGTGTTGTTATCTCTGCAAGCattgctggcagctgcagaaccAGACGATCCACAAGACGCAGTAGTGGCAAACCAG TACAAACAAAATCCAGAAATGTTTAAACAGACAGCTCGACTTTGGGCACATGTGTATGCTGGAGCACCAGTTTCTAGTCCAGAATACAccagaaaaatagaaaacctTTGTGCTATGGGCTTTGATAGG AATGCAGTAATAGTGGCCTTGTCTTCAAAATCATGGGATGTAGAGACTGCAACAGAATTACTCCTGAGTAACTGA